The following coding sequences are from one Nilaparvata lugens isolate BPH chromosome 6, ASM1435652v1, whole genome shotgun sequence window:
- the LOC111048932 gene encoding clavesin-1, which produces MGEMKYKCPLSIESVEIAKEELREDETTREQALEILRSWIERNPRIENCRMDASFLLRFLRFKKFSVPMAQEALERYLLLRQCYEYSFRNLDIQQPNMSELFDKGYLFAAPGRDKKGRRVIIARPGVFDPHKFRNIDMCRIHGVVYETLMEDEESQVRGFVHFNDGVGVSFPHLTLFTPKECVRIVKNGEIYSAVEEAHEHIDKKMLPKEYGGEMPMAEMIDLFRKELEASRGLLLSHDEELKVREDMFSESAKCGAVSALKNGGNCNPHQDILAGSFRKLEVD; this is translated from the exons ATGGGAGAGATGAAATACAAGTGTCCTCTTAGCATTGAATCGGTAGAGATTGCGAAAGAGGAACTGAGAGAAGATGAGACAACTAGAGAGCAGGCtctcgagattctgagaagttGGATTGAGAGAAACCCCCGTATTGAAAACTGCAGAATGG ACGCATCATTCCTTCTGCGTTTTTTGCGCTTCAAAAAGTTCAGCGTACCCATGGCTCAAGAGGCATTGGAGAGATATCTACTGTTGAGGCAATGCTACGAGTATTCATTCCGCAATTTGGACATCCAGCAACCAAACATGAGCGAGCTATTTGATAAAGG ATATCTGTTTGCTGCACCTGGGAGAGATAAGAAGGGAAGACGGGTTATCATTGCACGACCTG GCGTGTTTGATCCTCACAAATTCAGGAACATCGACATGTGTCGCATTCATGGCGTTGTTTATGAGACGTTGATGGAAGATGAAGAGTCACAGGTGCGCGGATTTGTTCACTTCAACGACGGAGTTGGAGTTTCGTTTCCGCATCTCACGCTCTTCACACCCAAAGAATGCGTCAGAATTGTCAAAAATGGAGAG ATTTACAGCGCAGTAGAAGAAGCCCATGAGCACATTGACAAGAAAATGCTTCCAAAGGAGTATGGCGGGGAGATGCCAATGGCTGAAATGATTG atcTCTTCAGGAAAGAGTTGGAAGCGTCTCGAGGACTTCTGCTGAGCCACGATGAGGAGCTGAAAGTGCGCGAAGACATGTTCAGTGAAAGTGCTAAATGTGGCGCAGTTTCCGCCCTCAAAAATGGAGGCAACTGTAATCCACACCAGGACATTCTAGCCGGCAGTTTTCGCAAACTGGAGGTTGATTAG